Proteins encoded by one window of Gaiellales bacterium:
- a CDS encoding cysteine hydrolase family protein, with amino-acid sequence MTRALVIVDIQNDYFPGGRNPLEGPEQAAANARELLDGFRASGEPLVHIQHVWDAPDAEYLQPGTPGFEINDAVRPAGGETVIQKANPNSFLDTPLEKHLRDQGVDSLVICGMMTSMCVDATVRAAVDLGFAATVVHDACATMPLEFGGRSVPASDVHTAFIAALGDGYAEVASTAAVAAKASR; translated from the coding sequence ATGACCAGAGCGCTTGTGATCGTCGACATCCAGAACGACTACTTCCCGGGCGGGCGAAACCCGCTCGAGGGCCCCGAGCAGGCCGCCGCCAATGCGCGCGAGCTGCTCGACGGCTTCCGCGCGTCGGGCGAGCCGCTCGTCCACATCCAGCACGTCTGGGACGCCCCGGACGCCGAGTACCTGCAGCCGGGCACCCCCGGCTTCGAGATCAACGACGCCGTGCGGCCGGCCGGCGGCGAGACCGTCATCCAGAAGGCGAACCCGAACAGCTTCCTCGACACGCCGCTCGAGAAGCACCTGCGCGACCAGGGCGTCGATTCCCTCGTGATCTGCGGGATGATGACCTCCATGTGCGTCGACGCCACCGTGCGGGCGGCGGTCGACCTCGGCTTCGCCGCGACGGTGGTGCACGACGCCTGCGCGACGATGCCGCTCGAGTTCGGCGGCAGGTCCGTGCCCGCCTCCGACGTCCACACAGCGTTCATCGCGGCGCTGGGCGACGGCTACGCCGAGGTGGCCTCGACGGCCGCCGTGGCC